The DNA segment TTGGATAATAAAGTGCCTTGAAATTATATGTTCTTCTAAACATTAATTCAATTGCGGTATTCTATGGGGGCAGTTCCACTAGTTGGGATAATTTCTTGGGATGATTTTTCCAACTAGTTCCTACTTATTATATCTGAGCAAGACAAAATGAGgctaaaaagtataaaattactGCTTTTGCAGGTTTACCATCCATTAATGCTTAGGATTTCTTGTAGGATTTCAACATTTGAATTTAATTAACAGCAGGGACAGAAAGAATGTGCTTAGGGAGAAAACCTCTGGTTATTTTATGAACATACCACTCCATTCACTGACAGCAGCTGGTCTCCCCTTTTGAGGCCTCCGTGTCTTTCAGCCACCCCTCCAGGAATGATGCGAGAGATATAAATGGGGGAGTTTTGCTCCTTTCCTCCCATCACGTTAAAACCAAGGCCTTCATCAGTCTTTGGCAGTTCGACTACCCGCGGGTGGGAGTGGCCTTCACTAGCTGCAAAAGCTGCAACTGTTGCCTGAAAGAAAAGACGGGTCACTCGGTAATAACACGAGGGAAATGAGGCTCATCAGGTGCTCTGCGGGGGGTAGGTCAGGCATCTCCCCCTATTTTTTATAACATTGTCCTGTGAAAGAAAGAACACAACAGGGAGGGGTTTTCTTCACTCGGATGTCATCTATGATTCCTTTCTTTTGAAGCTCTGTCCAGCTATTTCTGGCTTTCTAAAGTTTATCCATTATGATAAATATTCTGcttcttcataaaaatatttcccaGTTATCTCAGTTAGATATAATTCCTCCTTTTCCTGGACTCCGATCTAGGATTGACCATATACTACCTACATAGTGTACATACGCTATAATCGTTATGTATACATGTTAACTATGAGCACCTAAAGAGCAGAGATTACAGCTCCCACTTTTTATGCCACACAATCTAACCAAGGGCTTGCATAGAAATGTTCATTAGGATTTATTCAACATACTTATGAGtacttgtatgtatatatactgaATACATATACAATCTTGCTATTGCCATACCACTGCCTTAGGatattcagttcttttttttcccattgaggatgcctaaaaggaaataaaaactaacATAAAATAAGAGATTCAAGCAGACTGTTATTATTTCACATCAATAGTCCATATTATGAGGGGTCCTCTTCTCTTGCACGAATTTTTTTCCCTACATTTCACATTAATATTTCAGCTACTATAGCAAACATCGGTAAAATGAGCAGTCTATGGTTCTATATCTAGATGCAACAAATATTGTTCAATATgggcataattttattttaaaattcatatgttaattttttaaaataagttgaaGGAAACAACTTACCATTAGTTCCCACCACTCAAGGAAATAAATACAGCATTTAAGTAGTCTCTATCAAGAAAACATTCTCTACCTTATTCTCATTTTCCACTTCCATTAACCTGTCTTAACCACAGTTAAAGCCTACTATAAAGTGATTTACTCAACGTTGCCAATATTGATTCCCAACTACTATACGTTCTTTTCCACACACAGCATTATGACATCAATTCAGCATTATGCTACTGTCTGCATTTAGTGAAAGATAGTGAATGATATGGAAATAATGGCTTGTTTTTAGCTACATGCATTTGCTCATGCAAACCTTGTCATCATGCACAGATTTTAATGGCTGACATGGATGCAATGCAGACAGCccagaaacaaccagaaaatattGTGCTATTGCAACATTATGCTGCTATCCTGCTGTTCTGcatgaataagaaatgagaatggTAAAACACTACATAATTCACTTTCCCCTTAATTAAACCATGTAGGGATCATTTTTGTGTGTATTCCACTTCAGTACAAGCAAAGCATGATGTAATGATAACAATATCCTCTTTTTTGCCTGGgttaaaacaaattcttacaaattCACCTAGTGGTTAGTAACAGAATGAAGACTAAAAAATATCAGGAGAGAAAACCAAACAGGAGGTGATGTAACACAAAATAGTTAAACGGAAAATTCTGATTATTTGAACCAGTTCGTATTTCTTATATATTATCAGAAAGACAAAACCTTTAAAAAGCAAGTTATCTATTGTAATATTTCTATATTTGTAAAGTAAGAATTGTATCAGTGATTTTAGTTTAAAATTATAGATTCCTAACGGTTTATTTTCTAGATGATTTCATGATTCTCTTGGTGCACCATTCCACTAGCAGAGTCTCTGCAACCTCTGgatttgagtttttaaagaaaatgtggtcacTGCCACAAAAGGTGACAGGCCTTCTCTGTAGGTGAACATCACATTCTTCCAGCAAGCTGCCCACTGCTCAGCTGTCCACGCTGAAGAACCCTGTGTCCATGGGGTGTCAGGTGAGTTTTCTAGATGTCTAACTCAAGTCAAATCCTTGGACTTATGCATATAAATCTTCATGCAGTGAATAGGGAACAGGTTCTTATGGATCAGAGGAAGGTGTCAGAAAGCCATGTATTATACAGTGAACAAGTAGATTTGCTTGTGCCAAATGGACATCTAGTGAGTTTAATGCAATCATTCTCCTTTCTTAAGCTACAGAAGCAGCAGAAACGTTCAATTTTCCATTAGGATTTTTACCTGGGAAGTAGTACTGGTTCTAGACTCTGGGCTGCCAGTGATGTCTAAATTCTCTTACAGTGTACACACGAGAATACCTGAAACACACACGCGCACAATCAATTACTAGATCACTGGGGtcaagtatatttttaaagttattcaaGCCTTACCTTTGCTGTGGCTCTGGCACGGAATTCCGGACAGCCATTAACAGCTATTGTTTCGTGCATGTATTGATACACCTACAATGTTCAACGAAAGAAAAAGGATGCATAAGAACATTAGgaatattaattctttcattgCAGAGAGGACAATAAATTTTCACTGTAAGACAGAAGTTCCCTATCACCACGTGAAATAGGCCCGAATCAATTAGCCAGGTGATATGGATCCCCAAATCCTTCCTATTGGGAGAAGGTTGGGGCAGAGGAGGCAATTGCTTTTAttgagaagtttttaatttggctATCCATGTGTATCAGATATAAAATCCTTCTTTTACACTTGGTTTTATAAATACTACTATGTCGGTAAAAATGTTCACCATGACATATAGTTCTATGTTTCAAATACGTGATAAAAACGATGTGTATAGTTTCTTCCTGAATCTAGGTAACACTTCAAAAACAGTCTTCTAAACTAACGTTCCACAAAGCTGGGAAAACAATATCTTTTCTTCTCATGTTGGAAGGTATGCTACTCTTCATTACACACAACCATAATTTCTAAGTATAGAGATAAAGTGACATTCAGGAGCAAAGACAAGTAAGAGGTTCTTAGAACTAGTCACACAGAGCAGCAAGCCAGTTATGAGTTCATGTTAACATTTAAATGAAGTAAAAAGAGTAGGGGTAAAATCTGGACGGAGAATGATACTGTAGAAAGCACACAGGCTTTGCTGACTAATGCACCCAAGTCTGAGCTTTAAAATACAACTGGGGAAATATTATGAGGTCTTGGTTGAACCACTTCATTGCTTTGACCCTTTTTCTACCCATCTGAAAAAAGTGCAAGGATGTTTCTTTAGTAtggctgttgtttttattttaaacagtaaTGCTTTCAATGCACCTGGCATCTACTAGGCACTCCTTAAACAGAAGATATTATTACTAATTATGATTTTAGATACAGCCATGGAAATTGCTGGAACATTAGAAAAAACTGTTTCTTTCGAAACTGTCAGAGAAGGGATTAACAATATCTTTCTGCCAGTGGTGAAAGAAATTGCTTCATCATAAATAAACTGAAGTATAGAGAATGAATCTTAAAGGATGGTTTGACTTAGATATtttgggaaaaaattaaattaaatattttgggcAGTATACCCCTTTTGAAGATTTAAATAATAAAGTTGTAAATATCAATTGCATaatgcatagaagtaaaaatccACTTGGTATTTTGCTGGAGTATTTTTAGAGAGTGACCCATGAGCTATTTTCAGTAAAATAGGACATAGAAAAGTGCAATTGAAGATTTTTGTTCACTTTTTGCTAATTTCATTTCACTTGCATAAATCAGTTatcaaagtgaattcaaaatctGATGGATTCACCCATTCAACAACCATACTTTGAGTGTCTGGGACCAATCTCTTCCCAACGTGTCTTAGCCAGTTCATCATTTCTCAAACACATTTGGCTGAATGTCCGTTAATGCTGACTCATCTTTCCCAGGTAGCACGTTTAGAGGAAAATAGACAAAGTGGTCTGGACTACAAAGGCAGGAGTACTATTCAGGATCTACTGTTTAGCCTTACACCTCACTAGATAACTGGGGTATTCAATTTCTGTGGGAAGTATAATGGGGAAGGGATCTGGTTTCTAGAAGAGCATTTATGGAATTTGTTAATAGGATTTGTTAATGCAAATTCTCCCGGTTACCAGAATAGCTGCTCAGCGTGTTTCCATGTTATTTCCTTGAAAGTGCATCATTTTGTTTTGCACAGACAGCtcttctaaaaataaattcttacttGCTCTTACCGACCATCTAAGAGGAAGATTTTTCCTACTCTGCTTTTATTGCTAATAAACACTCTCAAATCTGACCCCTTCACCCTATCCTCATTATCTCTTAGCACTTACCATAAAGCATTGCATTAGTGTCTTAACTGGATCTCCCTAGCACCGAACACTACGGACTTTAGCCACCATTGTCAAGTGCCTACCTGGCCGTGCCACTACTGTGCTCTTGGCTGGCTGGCCGCCCTTAGCGTGAAGGTTGCAAAGTCAAATATCTATAGGAGACAAGCAAGCCACAACAACACAGAACCCAGCCTTCTGTCTCGTCTTATTTCCCtacttccttttctcctcctaTTCCTCATACAGGCCCAGGTCTTTGCCCATGCCGTTTGCTGTTTCAAATGTCCTTCCATCTGGAAGACTCTTATGTATCCAAGTTTAACATAATGATTAAAGGCCCAATTTGAATATTATTTTCCTTGTTCACGTTCCCTGCTTCCCCCAAGAGGAGTAAGTCTCTCCCTCCTTGGATTCATATCTGAATTTGTCTGGAGTCATTTTGGTTATCTTTTTCAGGAAAAGTGATATCTTTGCTTTCATCCAAGGATGTTTATGAGGACTATCATTAGCAAATAATTAGGTTGTCATGAGTTTCTGATTAAAACAAAAGCTTTGTAAAGCCTAAAAGAAAGCAAATACAAGTGAAGAATAATTATCCTTAATATCCCAATCTGAACTGTGAATTAAAAAGTGGAGTATGCATGAGGCAATACTGTATATGAGTGATTGCACAGATCCTGGAGATAGCTTAGAAACAAACCCTGCCTGGGTTTACTACTTATTTACTAATTTCCCtgggctcagttttctcatttgaaaaatatgcCTTAGAATTGCAACTAACTTCTAAGTcttttttaaggattaaatgaaattagCACAGTTTGCAGTATGTAGTAAGTTTCTCAAaaattacttattattattactatcactATTATcactattattgttatttaatgTTTCTGAGCTTCTTTGACTCAGAAATCTTTTGGGAAGAATCTTCTAGGACTAGAAGTCCACAAACACTTTTTATAGAAAATTGATGGAAGACTATAGTTCTCAACTGGAGGCAATTTTGTCCCCAAGGGGATATTTAGCAATGTCAGGAGACATTTTGGGCTGTCCTAAATGACAGGGGGGACGGTGCTACTGGCAGCTAGTACTGGGGACTCAAGATGCTGCTAAACACTTAACAGTCATCAGGGCAGCCCCCCTCTCCCCAAAAAAGAACTAACtgccaaaatgtcaatagtgttaAGACTGAGAAACTCCGGGGCTAAAGAACCAAGCTGTATCATTCCTTCTTATATGTATTAATTAGTAAGCTCTAAAAACACATTTGTATAGCACTGAGCAAAGGGGCTTGCAAATGCTCAATACTTTTTGGAGTAAATTATCATGATTCTGGTGTGCATTGAATGAGGACTTACCCTAAGCCAAGTGCAATGCTAAGCATATGAGTTAATTCAAATGTCAAAATTTAAGAGTCAGGCACTATGCACACAATGAAGCAGGCCCAGGGACGGTAACGTGCCTGTGATCACACAGCTATTAGTGGCATATTTGGTATGGAGAGACATAGCTAAGTGCCTCCAAAATCCTTCCTCTTCCAATCACACCAGGCTTTCTTATATTAAAATGCCATTAGGCCACTACTATTTTGGCTGCATGTGTGGAAACAAAAACTTGGAAATGTCACAAGTATTTATGTATTGAATAAAGGCATCTAGGTTTCATACGGTGCCTATCATTACACAATTGGCTGCAAATGTACAACTCTGAGAGCATAATATTCATCATTcaagattaaaatgaaatagcattttagtcatctttttttattataatatatgaagattaagaaaaataagtCTAATATTAATGGAAATCTTTTCTTCCATAAAACTCAATAGATTCTGATTAGTTGGTTTTCACAAGTGGGCTGAAAAGGACATGGTCTAGTAATAGAGTCAAGTCAAAGCCTAGAgatatttattctattttcattaaCTGTGCTACTTTTTGAGTTTCCTAGCCTCTTGTTTCCTATGGACAAAACATATCCCTACCTATGTTACTTTTCAAGGGCAATTGTAGGAATGTTTGTAAAATTTTGAAGAAAGATATTATGGAACGCTAGAGTATTTTCCCAGACACCCTGAGAGCATTCTTAACGGGAAAACAGACAAGGGCTAGATGGGCTTGAGCAAGGGAGAGTGGGGCTTATAGCCTCCAGAATCTGTTGGCACTCCAAATTTCTGGAAGACTTCAGCTCCAGCATTTCTAAGCATGTTACAATGGGCAAAATGGGTTTAATTCCTGGTGAAAATCAAGAATTTACAGAAACTCCTGTACAGAGCTTTAGCTTACATTGTAGCATCAGTAATTTCCTAACCTTGAATAAATCTCACCGATTCCACAGCATTTTGCAAACTTAGTACTTATTCTAAGATActgaaaatttacaaatatacaTCAATTCAAAAGAGGCAATGGAATTGTACTGAGTTGATTCACTTATTCAGTCACTCAGTCAACATTCATTTAGAAggtaatgtctttttttctttcttggtactTTAATTTTAAGGTTTAAATATTTGACCCATctgcagttttttaaattttatttttaagagttttttttattTAGGGACATATAATAAAGTGCACAAATCTGTGTACAGCTCAATGTCTTTTGACATGTGTGGCTAGAAGCTATTCTATCAATGTGTTAGGCacaaaaacatgaaagaaaaaatgtaatgGCTGCTTCTAAAACTTTGAATTAACATTACCTTTCACTATAGAAgacttgttttaaatttttttaatccaaaattttaattttctttattattaaaaagcaaacaagactACTTTTTCTGGGTGGAAATTTAATCACTGAGAGAATAGAAAGTACAGATGAAGTGGAGGCTTAAGCTTATCTATGAAGTTTACAACAGAATTCCTATTTAGATAGTTAAGCCAAACAGGTAAAATTCGAATGCAATAGGGTTTTTACTTTTGAGCTTTCATGTTAACATAGGCTGTGGAGACAGTGTCACAGTATGAACTTTATACTGAATCATTCTTCTTGATCTTGAAATCCCTGATTAGTACCGAGAGGTAAGTAAGGGATGACAAATCTATATCAGGAGTTTCTCATCCTGGATCCCTGGATTACTTTAAACAAACTATCTATGCATCTTAGTTTCCCACTATCTTTAAGAAGCAGTCAGAGAAGATAAAGTATCTGGCTTCATAAACCACAATGCATTATTTCTATTATGCTTTTATCATAATAGTTGTTGCATTTCTATTGTTACTATTATATGCATGCCTCAGACAAAGTTGGAACGAGGCCTTCAGAATTTAGCGGCTTGGCCAGCAAGTATGGAAAACATCTTGAGTTCAAAGTTGAATCTTGATCGTTCAGTCTTCAGCTCTTGGAGTTTACTGCCTTTTgtattttgatattattttaaaattgctgtGTGGGGCAGACACTAGGTAGGCTCAT comes from the Manis pentadactyla isolate mManPen7 chromosome 10, mManPen7.hap1, whole genome shotgun sequence genome and includes:
- the LIN7A gene encoding protein lin-7 homolog A isoform X2, which translates into the protein MHETIAVNGCPEFRARATAKATVAAFAASEGHSHPRVVELPKTDEGLGFNVMGGKEQNSPIYISRIIPGGVAERHGGLKRGDQLLSVNGVSVEGEHHEKAVELLKAAKDSVKLVVRYTPKVLEEMEARFEKLRTARRRQQQQLLIQQQQQQQQQHTQQNHMS